A stretch of the bacterium SCSIO 12827 genome encodes the following:
- the folE gene encoding GTP cyclohydrolase I FolE has translation MTAKKHLSVANIAAAKAKPTRAEAEQAVRTLIRWAGDDPTREGLVDTPKRVASAYEEFFAGYDADPMEILQRTFEETDGYDEIVVLKDIRLESHCEHHMVPIIGVAHVAYLPHRRVVGISKLARVIDAYAKRLQIQEKMTAQVANAINDVLEPKGVAVVIEAAHQCMTTRGVSKPGVTMVTSRMLGAFRDDPTTRREFLAMIGH, from the coding sequence GTGACCGCCAAGAAACATCTGAGTGTCGCCAATATCGCCGCCGCCAAAGCAAAGCCGACCCGCGCCGAGGCCGAACAGGCCGTGCGCACGCTGATCCGCTGGGCCGGCGACGACCCCACCCGCGAGGGCCTGGTCGACACACCCAAGCGGGTTGCCAGCGCCTATGAGGAATTCTTCGCCGGTTACGATGCGGATCCGATGGAAATCCTGCAGCGCACCTTCGAGGAAACGGACGGTTACGATGAGATCGTGGTCCTCAAGGACATCCGCCTGGAAAGCCATTGCGAGCACCACATGGTGCCGATCATCGGCGTCGCCCATGTCGCCTATCTGCCGCACCGTCGGGTCGTCGGCATCTCCAAACTGGCGCGGGTCATCGACGCCTATGCCAAACGCCTGCAGATTCAGGAGAAGATGACCGCCCAGGTGGCCAACGCCATCAATGACGTGCTGGAGCCCAAGGGCGTTGCCGTCGTCATCGAGGCGGCACACCAATGCATGACCACGCGCGGCGTCTCGAAGCCGGGCGTGACCATGGTGACGTCGCGCATGCTGGGGGCGTTCCGCGACGATCCGACCACGCGCCGTGAGTTCCTGGCCATGATCGGCCACTAA
- a CDS encoding Hsp33 family molecular chaperone HslO, translated as MPDVTLSLDDVVQPFHVDALGVNGRVVRLGPILDQLVGPHGYPPLVADLLSQVVVLAATLSSVLKFDGVFTLQVQGDGPVGLVMADGTSAGGVRSYARYDADRLAAVDAAGAQGAPVPALLGSGYLAFTVDQGPDTDRYQGITELVGATLADCAHDYFRQSEQLETAILLASGADPLSAGAIMVQRLPDKHGADKDEAEEAWRRAVILMSSLSSGELLDPAVTTDRLLYRLYHQDGVRVTEGRPVKQTCRCSRDKVEMTLRSFPQAEIEDMADDGTVTVTCEFCRTDYVFGPDQVEALYQD; from the coding sequence ATGCCTGACGTGACCCTTTCCCTCGACGACGTTGTTCAGCCGTTCCATGTAGATGCACTGGGCGTCAACGGGCGCGTCGTGCGCCTGGGTCCGATACTCGACCAATTGGTCGGGCCGCACGGCTATCCGCCGTTGGTCGCCGATCTGTTGTCGCAGGTCGTGGTGCTGGCGGCGACGCTGTCCAGCGTGCTCAAGTTCGACGGCGTGTTCACCCTGCAGGTCCAAGGTGACGGCCCGGTCGGCCTGGTCATGGCGGACGGGACGTCGGCCGGCGGGGTGCGCAGCTACGCGCGTTATGACGCGGACCGTCTCGCGGCGGTTGATGCCGCGGGCGCTCAGGGGGCGCCCGTTCCGGCGTTGCTCGGTTCCGGCTATCTCGCCTTCACGGTCGACCAGGGGCCGGACACAGACCGTTATCAGGGCATCACCGAACTGGTGGGGGCGACCCTGGCCGACTGCGCCCATGATTATTTTCGCCAATCCGAACAGCTGGAAACCGCGATCCTTCTGGCGTCCGGCGCCGATCCGTTGAGCGCCGGGGCGATCATGGTGCAGCGCCTGCCGGACAAGCACGGCGCCGACAAGGACGAGGCCGAGGAAGCTTGGCGTCGGGCGGTGATCCTGATGAGCAGCCTGTCGTCCGGCGAACTGCTCGACCCGGCGGTGACGACGGACCGGCTGCTCTATCGTCTTTACCATCAGGACGGTGTGCGGGTGACCGAGGGCCGACCTGTGAAACAGACCTGTCGTTGTTCCAGGGACAAGGTTGAAATGACCCTGCGTTCCTTCCCGCAGGCGGAAATCGAGGACATGGCCGATGACGGTACGGTCACGGTAACCTGCGAATTCTGCCGTACGGACTATGTCTTCGGCCCGGACCAGGTCGAGGCACTTTACCAGGATTGA
- a CDS encoding ABC transporter permease: protein MGAVNWIGLKTLYLREVRRFIKVYTQTLVAPLVTTMLFLAVFALALGGDHRVVAGMPFMTFLAPGLIMMAIAQNAFANTSSSLMIGKIQGNIVDSLMAPLNAHELTFGFAIGGMTRGVAVAVVVGVAMAMTVDLGLHDPFFVVYHAVMGSLMLSLLGLAGGIWADKFDHIAAVTNFVITPLSFLSGTFYSIERLPQGVQIAAHFNPFFYMIDGFRYGFIGHADGNLWIGVTVMAVINAGLWWLCTWMFRTGYKLKA from the coding sequence ATGGGTGCGGTCAATTGGATCGGGCTGAAGACGCTCTACCTGCGCGAGGTGCGGCGCTTCATCAAGGTCTATACCCAGACCCTGGTGGCCCCTCTGGTGACGACCATGCTGTTCCTCGCCGTGTTTGCCCTGGCGCTGGGCGGCGATCACCGGGTCGTCGCCGGCATGCCGTTCATGACCTTCCTGGCGCCCGGCCTGATCATGATGGCGATCGCCCAGAATGCCTTCGCCAATACCTCAAGTTCGCTGATGATCGGTAAGATTCAGGGCAACATCGTCGACAGCCTGATGGCGCCCCTCAACGCCCATGAACTGACGTTCGGCTTTGCCATCGGCGGCATGACACGGGGCGTCGCCGTTGCCGTCGTCGTCGGCGTGGCCATGGCGATGACCGTGGACCTGGGCCTGCATGATCCGTTTTTCGTCGTCTATCACGCGGTCATGGGGTCCTTGATGTTGTCGCTGCTGGGGCTGGCGGGGGGCATCTGGGCCGATAAGTTCGACCATATCGCGGCGGTTACCAACTTCGTCATCACGCCGCTGTCGTTCCTGTCGGGGACCTTTTATTCGATCGAACGCCTGCCCCAAGGTGTCCAGATCGCGGCCCATTTCAATCCCTTCTTCTACATGATCGACGGCTTCCGCTATGGTTTCATCGGCCATGCCGACGGCAACCTGTGGATCGGCGTCACGGTCATGGCGGTGATCAACGCGGGCCTCTGGTGGCTTTGTACCTGGATGTTCCGCACGGGCTACAAGCTGAAGGCCTGA
- a CDS encoding ATP-dependent zinc protease yields MTPRMPVIFGIWAALMTGAASAQADSALKTVGLIETVHIQPEGIDIRAKVDTGAENSSLDTRDWQTFERGGATWIRFTLNLDGGDSRTLERPLGRMTMIHRAGSRQERPIVTMTLCVGDVARAVEVNLAERPKLTYRMLLGASFLTGV; encoded by the coding sequence ATGACGCCACGCATGCCGGTGATATTCGGGATTTGGGCCGCCCTGATGACAGGCGCCGCATCCGCACAGGCAGACAGCGCGCTGAAAACCGTCGGCCTGATCGAAACCGTCCACATTCAGCCGGAAGGCATCGACATCCGCGCCAAGGTCGACACGGGGGCCGAGAATTCGTCCCTCGACACCCGGGACTGGCAAACCTTCGAGCGCGGCGGTGCGACCTGGATTCGCTTCACCTTGAATCTCGACGGCGGCGACAGCCGGACCCTGGAACGCCCGCTTGGGCGCATGACGATGATACACCGCGCCGGCAGCCGCCAGGAACGCCCCATCGTGACGATGACCCTTTGCGTCGGCGACGTCGCCCGCGCGGTCGAGGTCAACTTGGCCGAGCGGCCCAAGCTGACCTACCGCATGCTGCTGGGGGCGAGCTTCCTCACCGGTGTCTAG
- the apaG gene encoding Co2+/Mg2+ efflux protein ApaG: protein MNTKTHSYSETTRDIHVSVIPQYLPDQSAPEDGRYVWAYTVRIENQGTETVQLRNRYWRITDALGTSHEVRGEGVVGEQPVLNPGEAFEYTSGTPLATPSGMMMGSYEMETQAGDFFDAAVPAFSLDSPHERIHLN from the coding sequence ATGAACACCAAGACACATAGCTACTCAGAAACGACCCGCGACATCCATGTCAGCGTGATCCCTCAGTACCTTCCCGACCAATCCGCGCCCGAGGACGGCCGCTATGTCTGGGCCTATACGGTGCGGATCGAGAACCAGGGGACAGAGACGGTGCAGCTGCGCAACCGCTATTGGCGGATCACCGACGCGCTCGGCACTTCTCACGAAGTCCGCGGCGAGGGTGTGGTCGGCGAACAGCCGGTCCTGAACCCGGGCGAGGCCTTCGAATACACCAGCGGCACGCCTTTGGCGACGCCGTCGGGCATGATGATGGGATCCTACGAAATGGAGACCCAGGCCGGTGATTTCTTCGACGCCGCCGTGCCGGCCTTCTCGCTCGACAGTCCGCACGAACGCATCCATCTGAACTGA
- the argF gene encoding ornithine carbamoyltransferase, whose amino-acid sequence MSALRHFLDLDRADAGTLRRILDRAAAMKKNGAAASTSPSLAGKTLVMIFEKPSTRTRVSFEVAIQQLGGCAVVLSGNESQLGRGETVADTARVLSRYCDVIMIRTDDPQKLHDLAEYATVPVINGLTDASHPCQIMADIMTYEEHRGDIKGRTVAWAGDGNNVAASWIHGAARFGYQLRLACPEALSPNPELVSWATGEGADVQVTEDAEAAIAGADLVVTDTWVSMGDADAGPRHNLLTPYRVDDRLMAKAASDALFMHCLPAHRGEEVTESVIDGPQSVIWDEAENRLHAQKGILAWCLGDV is encoded by the coding sequence ATGAGCGCGCTTCGCCATTTCCTCGACCTCGACCGCGCCGACGCGGGCACCCTGCGCCGGATTCTCGACCGCGCGGCCGCGATGAAGAAGAACGGAGCGGCGGCCTCGACGTCACCATCCCTGGCCGGGAAAACGCTGGTGATGATCTTCGAAAAACCGTCGACCCGCACCCGCGTGTCGTTCGAGGTCGCGATCCAGCAACTGGGCGGTTGCGCCGTCGTGCTGTCGGGCAATGAATCGCAGCTTGGCCGGGGCGAGACCGTGGCCGATACGGCGCGCGTACTGTCGCGTTATTGCGATGTCATCATGATCCGCACGGACGATCCGCAGAAACTGCACGATCTGGCTGAATACGCCACCGTGCCGGTGATCAACGGACTGACCGACGCGTCGCATCCCTGTCAGATCATGGCCGACATCATGACCTATGAAGAACACCGGGGCGACATCAAGGGGCGTACCGTGGCCTGGGCCGGGGACGGCAACAACGTCGCCGCGTCATGGATTCACGGGGCCGCGCGGTTTGGCTACCAGTTGCGCCTAGCCTGTCCCGAGGCGCTGTCTCCCAATCCCGAGCTGGTGTCCTGGGCGACGGGCGAGGGTGCGGACGTGCAAGTGACCGAAGACGCCGAAGCGGCGATTGCCGGGGCGGATTTGGTTGTTACCGACACTTGGGTGTCCATGGGCGACGCCGACGCGGGGCCGCGCCACAACCTGCTGACGCCTTACCGGGTGGATGACCGCCTGATGGCCAAGGCTGCGTCCGATGCCCTGTTCATGCATTGCCTGCCCGCGCACCGCGGCGAGGAAGTCACCGAATCCGTGATCGACGGTCCCCAGTCCGTTATTTGGGACGAGGCCGAAAACCGCCTGCATGCGCAGAAGGGTATCCTGGCCTGGTGTCTGGGCGACGTCTGA
- a CDS encoding UUP1 family membrane protein, which yields MRNRTVYLLAAVFAAAGLALFAYKVLALDFPLTPGDAPDNWAVETRVTFQAAGGPVAVRLFIPRNTRAYTILDQSFVSRGYALAMELTPDGRMASLTRRQAKGPQTVYFRFLIHRAEPAPPPPQAEPAPVQPPPWKTLRLIAARALLDQIRNEGETATALAQALIKRLAATDPDDAARSLLGKTAGAERIVDVAAGVLALGGIHARSVHGIALAESQKPVHTVHWLEVAEAGAWHRMTADPAAPEVPAGWFPWWRGTGKMAQVDGGSHPKLRITVERAADQTIVDSLSQDRAQAKNLVTSAMASLPLEVQQVYRVLLVVPLGVLLLVVLRNVIGLKSFGTFMPVLIALAFRETQLLWGIVLFTVIVAIGLAIRLWMENLRLLVVPRLAAVLIVVVGAMAVLSVASAQLGLTGGLSVALFPMVILTMTVERMSVIWDERGPRDAVQQGVGSLVVATVCYLLMSHPLVEHLFFQFPELLLVVLAAVLLLGRYSGYRLTELYRFRPLAGGQP from the coding sequence ATGAGGAACCGCACGGTCTATCTGCTGGCGGCGGTATTCGCGGCGGCGGGGCTGGCGCTGTTTGCCTACAAGGTTTTGGCCCTTGATTTTCCCCTGACCCCGGGGGATGCCCCTGACAATTGGGCGGTTGAAACCCGCGTTACCTTCCAGGCCGCGGGCGGCCCGGTGGCCGTGCGCCTGTTCATCCCGCGCAACACCCGGGCCTACACGATCCTGGATCAAAGCTTCGTCTCCCGCGGCTATGCCCTGGCCATGGAACTGACACCCGACGGCCGCATGGCGAGCCTGACGCGGCGCCAGGCCAAGGGGCCGCAGACGGTCTATTTCCGCTTTCTGATTCACCGGGCCGAACCCGCCCCTCCGCCGCCCCAGGCGGAACCGGCCCCGGTGCAGCCGCCGCCGTGGAAGACCCTGCGGCTGATCGCGGCGCGGGCCCTTCTCGACCAGATCCGAAATGAGGGCGAGACGGCGACCGCCCTGGCCCAAGCCCTGATCAAACGGCTGGCGGCAACCGACCCGGACGACGCGGCGCGCAGCCTACTGGGTAAAACCGCCGGCGCAGAGCGTATCGTCGACGTGGCGGCGGGCGTGTTGGCCCTGGGCGGCATCCACGCCCGGTCCGTGCACGGCATCGCCTTGGCCGAAAGCCAGAAACCGGTGCACACGGTCCATTGGCTGGAAGTGGCCGAGGCCGGTGCCTGGCACCGCATGACCGCCGACCCGGCTGCACCAGAAGTCCCGGCAGGTTGGTTCCCCTGGTGGCGAGGCACCGGCAAGATGGCCCAGGTCGATGGCGGCAGCCACCCCAAGCTGCGCATCACGGTCGAACGGGCAGCCGACCAGACGATTGTCGACAGCCTGTCGCAGGACCGCGCCCAGGCGAAAAACCTTGTGACCTCGGCCATGGCATCCCTGCCGTTGGAGGTGCAGCAGGTCTACCGCGTGTTGCTGGTGGTGCCGCTGGGGGTGTTGCTGCTGGTCGTCCTGCGCAACGTGATCGGGCTGAAAAGTTTCGGCACCTTCATGCCCGTGCTGATCGCCCTGGCGTTCCGTGAAACGCAACTGCTTTGGGGCATCGTGCTGTTCACCGTGATCGTCGCCATCGGTTTGGCGATCCGCTTGTGGATGGAGAACTTGCGCCTGCTCGTCGTGCCGCGCCTGGCGGCCGTGCTGATCGTGGTGGTCGGGGCCATGGCCGTGCTCAGCGTCGCCAGCGCCCAGTTGGGCCTGACCGGCGGCCTGTCCGTCGCCCTGTTCCCCATGGTCATCCTGACCATGACGGTGGAGCGCATGTCCGTGATCTGGGACGAACGCGGCCCGCGCGACGCCGTGCAACAAGGGGTCGGCAGTCTGGTTGTGGCCACGGTCTGCTACCTGTTGATGAGCCATCCCCTGGTCGAACACCTGTTCTTCCAGTTCCCTGAACTGCTGCTGGTCGTGCTGGCGGCGGTGCTGCTGCTGGGCCGCTATTCCGGCTACCGGCTGACGGAGCTCTACCGTTTCAGGCCGCTCGCGGGCGGGCAGCCCTAG
- a CDS encoding GNAT family N-acetyltransferase: MFNEEGIRDLERRAAECWPPFSQGILEGWQLRFSEGVSRRANSVLALEETGSSALELRIDAAEKFYRQRGLPCRFQISGAVAPHGLDAELERRGYVIEARTLVMIADAASVVKNLADRQALRFRARLFSGPTGAWFQVYGGGLAQGRERGLRCRLAESLPAPRAYAVVDDGTEPAAVGAAVIRDDWALILCMATRDGYRRRGHAARVLAALAAWAADTDRDRRLFLQVESDNRPAMALYHLAGFQAAHTYYYRTQTQAAPNDALPDAADRDNA, encoded by the coding sequence ATGTTTAACGAAGAGGGCATCCGCGACCTGGAGCGCCGGGCCGCCGAATGCTGGCCGCCGTTCAGCCAGGGTATTCTGGAAGGCTGGCAACTGCGCTTTTCCGAAGGGGTATCGCGGCGTGCCAATTCCGTTCTGGCGCTTGAGGAAACGGGGTCGAGCGCCCTTGAGCTACGCATCGACGCCGCGGAAAAATTCTATCGCCAGCGCGGCCTGCCTTGCCGCTTTCAGATTTCCGGCGCGGTCGCGCCGCACGGCTTGGACGCTGAGTTGGAACGCCGTGGCTACGTGATCGAGGCGCGCACCCTGGTCATGATCGCCGATGCCGCGTCCGTGGTGAAAAATTTAGCCGACCGACAGGCGCTCCGTTTTCGCGCGCGTCTGTTTTCCGGCCCCACCGGGGCGTGGTTTCAGGTCTATGGCGGCGGCCTGGCGCAGGGGCGCGAACGTGGCCTACGCTGTCGTCTGGCTGAAAGCCTGCCTGCGCCGCGGGCCTATGCGGTGGTGGACGACGGGACCGAGCCCGCCGCCGTGGGGGCGGCCGTTATTCGCGATGACTGGGCATTGATCCTGTGCATGGCGACACGGGATGGTTACCGCCGCCGGGGACATGCCGCGCGGGTGCTGGCCGCACTCGCCGCCTGGGCTGCTGATACGGACCGCGACCGCCGCCTGTTTCTGCAGGTGGAATCGGACAATCGTCCCGCCATGGCGCTTTATCACTTGGCGGGTTTCCAAGCCGCGCATACCTATTACTATCGGACACAGACACAAGCCGCTCCAAACGATGCCCTCCCAGATGCCGCCGACCGAGACAATGCCTGA
- a CDS encoding aspartate aminotransferase family protein produces MISAVMPTYARTAFALVRGEGMYVWADDGRRFLDMGSGIAVNSLGHCHPKLVAALTEQAKTLWHVSNLYRIAGQERVAGLLVANSFADTVFFNNSGAEAVEASIKMARRYHHGAGHPERYRIISCDGSFHGRSLTDLAAGSNEKHREGFGPMPEGFDHVPFDNLNAMRAAITDQTAAILVEPVQGEGGIKAPSPGFLKGVREMCDEFGILMVLDEVQTGNGRTGKLFAHEWAGVTPDILATAKGLGGGFPVGAVLATEAAAKAMTAGSHGSTFGGTPLAMSAVGAMLDVVLEPGFLPRVDKMARILWDRLGAVVAKHPTVLTEVRGQGLMVGMRCAVENSILVGKMTDNGVLTVPAGDNVVRMLPPMILEESHINEAVAALDKSCGEIAADMAKEKTG; encoded by the coding sequence ATGATCAGCGCCGTCATGCCGACTTACGCACGGACCGCTTTCGCCCTGGTCAGGGGTGAGGGCATGTATGTCTGGGCGGACGACGGCCGACGATTCCTCGACATGGGGTCGGGGATCGCTGTCAATTCACTTGGCCATTGCCATCCGAAACTGGTCGCCGCCCTGACCGAACAGGCGAAGACCCTGTGGCATGTCTCGAACCTGTACCGCATCGCCGGGCAGGAACGGGTGGCAGGCCTTCTGGTCGCCAATTCCTTTGCCGATACCGTGTTCTTCAACAACTCGGGCGCCGAGGCCGTCGAGGCCTCGATCAAGATGGCGCGGCGGTATCACCACGGGGCCGGGCATCCGGAGCGTTACCGCATCATCAGCTGCGACGGCTCGTTCCACGGGCGGTCCCTGACCGATCTGGCCGCAGGGTCCAACGAAAAGCATCGCGAGGGTTTCGGCCCCATGCCGGAAGGCTTCGACCATGTGCCGTTCGACAACCTGAACGCCATGCGCGCCGCGATCACCGACCAGACGGCGGCGATCCTGGTCGAGCCGGTGCAGGGCGAGGGCGGCATCAAGGCGCCGTCGCCGGGCTTCCTCAAGGGTGTACGCGAAATGTGCGACGAGTTCGGCATCCTGATGGTGCTGGACGAAGTGCAGACCGGTAACGGCCGCACGGGCAAACTGTTTGCCCATGAATGGGCCGGCGTGACCCCGGACATCCTGGCCACGGCCAAGGGCCTGGGCGGCGGGTTCCCCGTCGGCGCCGTGTTGGCGACCGAGGCCGCGGCCAAGGCCATGACGGCGGGCAGTCACGGGTCGACCTTCGGCGGCACGCCGCTTGCCATGTCGGCGGTCGGCGCCATGCTGGACGTGGTGCTGGAGCCCGGCTTCCTTCCCCGGGTCGATAAGATGGCCCGTATTCTGTGGGACCGGCTGGGCGCCGTCGTCGCCAAACATCCGACCGTGCTGACCGAAGTGCGCGGCCAGGGCCTGATGGTCGGCATGCGTTGCGCCGTGGAAAACAGCATCCTGGTCGGCAAGATGACCGACAACGGCGTGCTGACGGTGCCGGCGGGCGACAACGTCGTGCGCATGTTGCCGCCGATGATCCTCGAGGAAAGTCACATCAACGAAGCCGTCGCCGCCCTCGACAAAAGCTGCGGTGAAATCGCGGCGGACATGGCCAAGGAGAAGACGGGATGA
- a CDS encoding LysE family translocator, which yields MLTFAAACFFLFITPGPGVLSLAGVGSGFGFAQGRRYMVGLFLGTNFVALAVVTGLAAAVLAVPHVRTALLYASAAYLLYLALRIAFAGSKIAFIERQSAPGIIGGLMLQAINPKAYAVNTAFFSGFAFMPDNLVMELAIKFAIMNALWVCIHFLWLWAGVTLHRLDLPKRTQFAINVAMALSMLAVVALAVIAQQ from the coding sequence ATGCTGACGTTCGCCGCCGCCTGCTTTTTCCTGTTCATCACGCCGGGGCCGGGGGTGCTGTCGCTGGCCGGGGTTGGGTCCGGCTTCGGCTTCGCCCAGGGGCGGCGCTACATGGTCGGGCTGTTCCTGGGCACCAACTTCGTGGCGCTGGCCGTGGTCACGGGCCTTGCCGCCGCCGTGTTGGCGGTGCCGCATGTGCGTACCGCGCTGCTTTATGCGTCGGCCGCTTATCTTCTGTATCTGGCGCTGCGCATCGCCTTCGCCGGCTCCAAGATCGCCTTCATCGAACGCCAGTCCGCCCCCGGCATAATCGGCGGCCTCATGCTGCAGGCGATCAACCCCAAGGCCTATGCCGTGAATACGGCCTTTTTCTCGGGCTTTGCGTTCATGCCGGACAATCTGGTGATGGAACTTGCGATCAAGTTCGCGATCATGAACGCGCTCTGGGTCTGCATCCATTTTCTCTGGCTATGGGCCGGGGTGACCTTGCACCGCCTGGACCTGCCGAAACGCACCCAGTTCGCCATCAATGTCGCCATGGCGTTGTCCATGCTGGCGGTCGTGGCACTCGCGGTGATCGCCCAACAATAA
- a CDS encoding TrkH family potassium uptake protein — protein sequence MDFRPILMIVGTLLATLALVMCVPAVVDASLGNPDWEVFAASAGVTLFLGVAMALTATTGGVRNLSVRQAFVMTTLTWVALTVFASFPFMFSERDLSFTDAFFEAMSGLTTTGSTILTDLDSLPPGILLWRSLLQWLGGIGIIVMAIAILPMLKVGGMQLFRMESSDQSTEKALPRAAQIASTIGVIYLFLTIIWAGAFWLAGMSGFDAVAHAMTTIATGGFSTHDDSMGHFDHAAIDYIASAGMIVGALPFILYVRFLQGQFMALPRDPQVQWFLTTVCAVVIVTAVWLWLEQDKHPLDALRLATFNIISIITGTGYATDDYSLGGHFALPIFFFIMFIGGCAGSTTCGIKVFRFQILYAACRTQLRHLLHPHGVFIPYYNKQPISDEVIISVLSFFFVWFLCFTVLALGLGLLGLDFVTAFSSAATAIANVGPALGETGPATTFADLHDGAKWLMAIGMLLGRLELFTVIVLFTRAFWRN from the coding sequence ATGGATTTCCGTCCCATTCTGATGATCGTGGGCACGCTGCTGGCGACGCTGGCGCTGGTCATGTGTGTGCCGGCCGTGGTCGATGCCTCGCTCGGCAATCCGGACTGGGAAGTGTTCGCCGCCTCCGCCGGGGTGACCCTGTTCCTCGGCGTCGCCATGGCGCTGACGGCGACGACCGGCGGCGTGCGGAACCTCAGCGTGCGCCAGGCCTTCGTCATGACGACGCTGACCTGGGTCGCCCTGACGGTGTTCGCATCCTTTCCCTTCATGTTTTCGGAACGGGATCTCAGCTTCACCGACGCCTTTTTCGAGGCCATGTCGGGCCTGACAACCACGGGATCGACCATCCTGACCGATTTGGACAGCCTGCCGCCCGGCATTCTGCTGTGGCGTTCCCTGCTGCAATGGCTCGGCGGCATCGGGATCATCGTCATGGCGATCGCCATTCTGCCCATGCTCAAGGTCGGCGGCATGCAGCTGTTCCGCATGGAATCGTCGGATCAGTCGACGGAAAAGGCTCTGCCCCGCGCAGCCCAGATCGCCAGCACCATCGGCGTTATCTATCTGTTCCTGACCATAATCTGGGCGGGAGCGTTCTGGCTGGCGGGGATGAGCGGGTTCGACGCGGTGGCCCATGCCATGACCACCATCGCCACGGGCGGATTTTCGACCCATGACGATTCCATGGGCCACTTCGACCATGCGGCCATCGACTACATCGCCTCGGCCGGCATGATCGTCGGCGCGCTGCCGTTCATTCTTTACGTGCGCTTCCTGCAGGGCCAATTCATGGCCCTACCCCGCGACCCCCAGGTGCAATGGTTCCTGACCACGGTCTGCGCCGTCGTCATTGTGACCGCCGTGTGGCTGTGGCTGGAACAGGACAAGCATCCGTTGGATGCACTCAGGCTTGCGACCTTCAACATCATTTCGATCATCACCGGCACGGGCTACGCCACGGATGACTATTCCCTGGGGGGGCATTTCGCCCTGCCGATCTTCTTCTTCATAATGTTCATCGGCGGCTGCGCCGGGTCAACGACCTGCGGCATCAAGGTGTTCCGTTTTCAGATCCTCTACGCTGCCTGCCGCACCCAGCTGCGCCATCTTTTGCATCCCCACGGCGTGTTCATTCCCTACTACAACAAGCAGCCGATTTCCGACGAGGTCATCATCTCCGTGCTGTCGTTCTTCTTCGTGTGGTTCCTTTGCTTCACGGTGCTGGCGCTGGGGCTGGGACTTCTCGGACTCGATTTCGTGACCGCCTTTTCGTCCGCCGCCACGGCGATCGCCAATGTCGGCCCGGCGCTGGGCGAAACTGGTCCGGCGACGACCTTCGCCGACCTGCACGACGGCGCGAAATGGCTGATGGCCATCGGCATGCTGTTGGGACGGCTGGAACTGTTCACGGTGATCGTGCTGTTCACCCGCGCGTTCTGGCGGAACTAG
- a CDS encoding RecX family transcriptional regulator encodes MESPIGSDDPAPAKGARRKPRGPKKATQSHLANAALHYLARFATSAENLRRVLMRRVDKSARHHGTDPEEGAAWVEDLIQRYQRAGLLDDAAYAEARAGDMLRRGTPMKGVRFKLMQKGVGADDIDKALAAATEDTAEPDLTAAAALARRRRLGPYAAPDKREERRDKDLATLARAGFDYDTARRVIEAETVDDLTRMLDDG; translated from the coding sequence ATGGAGAGTCCAATCGGTTCCGACGATCCGGCGCCCGCCAAGGGTGCCAGGCGCAAGCCCCGGGGGCCCAAGAAGGCGACGCAGAGCCATCTTGCCAACGCGGCCCTCCACTATCTTGCGCGCTTCGCCACGTCGGCCGAAAACCTGCGCCGGGTGCTGATGCGCCGGGTCGATAAATCCGCCCGCCATCACGGCACGGATCCTGAGGAAGGGGCCGCCTGGGTCGAGGATCTGATCCAGCGCTACCAGCGGGCGGGTCTGCTGGACGACGCCGCCTATGCCGAAGCCCGGGCCGGCGACATGTTGCGCCGGGGCACGCCGATGAAGGGTGTGCGGTTCAAACTGATGCAGAAGGGCGTGGGTGCGGACGACATCGACAAGGCCCTTGCCGCCGCGACCGAGGACACAGCCGAGCCCGATCTGACCGCCGCCGCCGCCCTGGCCCGGCGCCGCCGGTTGGGACCCTACGCCGCCCCGGACAAGCGTGAAGAACGGCGCGACAAGGACCTGGCGACCCTGGCCCGCGCCGGGTTCGATTACGACACGGCGCGGCGGGTGATCGAAGCCGAAACCGTCGACGACCTGACCCGGATGCTCGACGACGGCTAG